One segment of Pleomorphomonas sp. PLEO DNA contains the following:
- the dnaE gene encoding DNA polymerase III subunit alpha: MIGDVGFIHLRVHSAYSLLEGALPLVKALKLALADNQPALAITDTGNLFCALEFSEKAIEKGLQPIIGCQMAVDFGDDSTDRRRPGGLPQALPSIVLLAATAEGFANLTVLMSRSFLESEPGAAANLPIGRFEGLTGGIIALTGGPSGPVDKAIAAGLMPQAESRLALLEQLFGDRLYVELQRHGTPEEVMVEPHLVELAYARGLPLVATNECYFPTRADYEAHDALIAISEGRMVAEDDRRRLTEEHYFKSRAEMQTLFADVPEALENTIEIARRCTVRAPKRKPLLPRFAGADVDDVAAAEAAEAAELARQAWEGLARRIESHGLAPGLTLEDYHKRLEFELGIITGMKFPGYFLIVADFIKWAKAHGIPVGPGRGSGAGSLVAFSLTITDLDPLRFALLFERFLNPERVSMPDFDIDFCQDRREEVIRYVQGKYGRTQVAQIITFGSLQARAVLRDVGRVLQMSYGQVDKLCKLVPQNPAHPVTLGQALEDEPRLKEAREDPVVDRLIDISIKLEGLYRHASTHAAGIVIGDRPLDQLVPLYRDPRSDMPVTQYNMKWVESTGLIKFDFLGLKTLTVLRRAVDLIERKGVKIDLSALPLDDPKTYELLTHGETVGVFQLESMGMRKAISDIKPDRFEDIIALVALYRPGPMANIPVYGARKFGLEKPDYMHSSIEPVLKETYGIIVYQEQVMQIAQILSGYSLGEADLLRRAMGKKIKAEMDKQRVRFVDGAVERGIDKALADTIFDLLAKFADYGFNKSHAAAYALVAYQTAYLKANHPVEFMAASMTLELTNTDKLNDFRREAIRLGITVEPPSVNRSDVVFEVDGKHILYALAAVKGVGQAAVEHIVEQRGNKPFRSVSDFASRINPKAMNKRILEALTAAGAFDCLEANRNKMFQGLEGVMAAAAHRLEQQETGQNELFGGGGEPEPVRLPSVPNWLPEEKLQREHTAIGFYLSAHPLDAYEALLGRLRVQTWAQFSASVKRGAAAGRLAGTIVAKQERKTRTGNKMGIIGISDPTGQYEAVIFSEGLAHFRSLLEPGQSVILLVNAEDKPEGISVRIDSVEPLDQAAGKLQNALRIFLRGVEPLAALRDVLRPGGEGDVSLIVLGDRGRGEVEVKLPGGYRVSPQLAGALRAVDGVVDVELA; encoded by the coding sequence ATGATCGGCGACGTTGGCTTTATTCACCTGCGCGTTCACAGCGCCTATTCGCTTCTTGAAGGGGCGCTTCCCCTCGTCAAGGCGCTGAAGCTTGCCTTGGCTGACAACCAGCCGGCACTGGCGATTACCGACACTGGCAATCTTTTCTGCGCCCTCGAATTTTCCGAGAAGGCCATCGAGAAGGGATTGCAGCCGATCATCGGCTGCCAAATGGCCGTCGATTTCGGGGATGATAGCACCGACCGCCGCCGACCGGGCGGACTGCCGCAGGCGCTGCCGTCCATCGTGCTCCTGGCAGCAACGGCGGAAGGTTTCGCCAACCTCACGGTGCTGATGTCGCGCTCCTTCCTGGAATCGGAACCCGGCGCTGCCGCCAATTTGCCGATCGGCCGTTTCGAAGGGCTGACCGGTGGAATCATCGCACTGACGGGCGGTCCTAGCGGTCCGGTCGACAAGGCAATCGCCGCGGGGCTGATGCCACAGGCCGAAAGCCGCCTTGCGCTGCTTGAACAGTTATTTGGCGACCGCCTCTACGTCGAACTGCAGCGGCACGGCACGCCCGAGGAGGTGATGGTCGAGCCACATCTCGTTGAGCTCGCCTATGCGCGCGGCTTGCCGCTTGTCGCCACCAACGAGTGTTATTTTCCGACGCGCGCCGACTACGAAGCCCACGATGCGCTGATCGCCATTTCCGAAGGGCGCATGGTCGCCGAGGACGATCGCCGCCGTCTGACCGAGGAGCATTATTTCAAGTCGCGCGCCGAAATGCAGACGCTGTTCGCGGATGTGCCGGAAGCGCTGGAAAACACCATTGAGATCGCCCGACGCTGTACCGTCAGGGCGCCAAAGCGCAAACCGCTGTTGCCGCGCTTTGCCGGAGCCGACGTTGACGACGTCGCGGCGGCCGAGGCGGCCGAGGCGGCCGAACTTGCTCGTCAGGCCTGGGAGGGACTCGCTCGTCGTATCGAGAGCCATGGTCTTGCCCCCGGACTAACGCTTGAGGACTATCATAAGCGCTTGGAATTCGAGCTGGGCATCATCACCGGCATGAAGTTTCCCGGCTACTTCCTGATCGTGGCCGACTTCATCAAATGGGCCAAGGCGCACGGCATTCCTGTCGGGCCAGGCCGCGGTTCGGGCGCAGGCTCGCTGGTGGCTTTCTCGCTCACCATCACCGATCTCGATCCCTTGCGGTTCGCCCTGCTGTTCGAACGCTTCCTCAACCCCGAGCGCGTGTCGATGCCGGACTTCGACATCGACTTCTGCCAGGACCGCCGCGAAGAGGTGATCCGCTACGTCCAGGGCAAGTATGGCCGCACCCAGGTGGCGCAGATCATTACCTTCGGGTCGCTTCAGGCGCGTGCCGTATTACGCGACGTTGGCCGCGTGCTGCAGATGTCCTATGGGCAGGTCGACAAGCTCTGCAAACTGGTACCTCAGAACCCCGCTCATCCGGTGACGCTCGGGCAGGCGCTGGAAGATGAGCCTCGGCTGAAGGAGGCACGCGAAGACCCGGTCGTGGACCGCCTGATCGACATCTCGATCAAGCTCGAAGGCCTTTACCGCCACGCTTCGACGCACGCCGCCGGTATCGTGATCGGCGACCGACCGCTCGATCAACTGGTGCCTCTCTATCGAGACCCGCGTTCGGACATGCCGGTCACCCAGTACAACATGAAGTGGGTAGAAAGCACCGGCCTTATCAAGTTCGATTTCCTCGGCCTCAAAACGCTGACGGTGCTGAGGCGCGCCGTCGACCTCATCGAGCGCAAGGGGGTGAAGATCGACCTGTCGGCGTTGCCGCTCGATGATCCCAAGACCTACGAGTTGCTGACCCATGGCGAGACGGTCGGCGTGTTCCAGCTGGAAAGCATGGGCATGCGCAAGGCCATCTCGGACATCAAGCCGGACCGCTTTGAGGATATCATCGCGCTCGTCGCGCTTTATCGGCCTGGTCCCATGGCCAACATTCCCGTCTACGGCGCCCGAAAGTTCGGCCTCGAGAAGCCTGACTATATGCACTCCTCTATCGAGCCGGTGCTGAAGGAGACTTACGGCATCATCGTCTATCAGGAGCAGGTGATGCAGATCGCCCAGATCCTGTCAGGCTATTCGCTCGGCGAAGCCGACCTGTTGCGCCGCGCCATGGGCAAGAAGATCAAGGCGGAGATGGACAAGCAGCGAGTCCGCTTCGTCGATGGCGCTGTCGAACGCGGCATCGACAAGGCGCTCGCCGATACCATTTTCGACCTCCTGGCCAAGTTCGCCGACTACGGCTTCAACAAGAGCCACGCCGCTGCCTACGCGCTGGTCGCCTACCAGACCGCCTATCTCAAGGCCAACCACCCTGTTGAGTTCATGGCGGCGTCCATGACGCTCGAATTGACTAATACCGATAAGCTCAACGACTTCCGGCGCGAGGCGATCCGCCTGGGTATCACTGTCGAACCGCCCTCGGTCAACCGATCCGATGTGGTGTTCGAGGTGGATGGCAAGCACATTCTCTATGCGCTTGCCGCCGTCAAAGGCGTCGGCCAGGCGGCCGTCGAACATATCGTCGAGCAGCGGGGCAACAAGCCGTTCCGATCAGTCTCTGATTTCGCCAGCCGCATCAATCCGAAGGCGATGAACAAGCGCATTCTCGAAGCGCTGACCGCGGCTGGTGCCTTCGATTGTCTGGAAGCTAACAGGAACAAGATGTTTCAAGGGCTCGAGGGCGTGATGGCCGCTGCCGCCCATCGGCTAGAACAGCAAGAGACTGGCCAAAACGAGCTGTTCGGTGGCGGTGGCGAACCGGAACCCGTTCGCCTTCCATCTGTCCCTAACTGGCTACCGGAAGAAAAGCTGCAGCGCGAGCACACGGCAATCGGGTTCTATCTGTCCGCCCATCCTCTCGACGCCTACGAGGCGCTTCTTGGCCGCCTCAGGGTGCAGACATGGGCTCAGTTCTCAGCCTCGGTGAAGAGAGGGGCCGCGGCCGGTCGTCTTGCCGGCACCATCGTCGCCAAGCAGGAGCGCAAGACTCGCACCGGCAACAAAATGGGCATCATCGGCATTTCAGATCCCACCGGACAGTATGAAGCCGTGATCTTCTCGGAGGGACTTGCTCATTTCCGAAGCCTTCTCGAACCCGGACAGTCAGTTATCCTGCTCGTCAATGCCGAGGACAAGCCGGAAGGCATCTCGGTGCGCATCGATTCCGTGGAGCCTCTCGATCAGGCGGCAGGCAAATTACAAAACGCTCTTCGGATCTTCCTGCGCGGCGTTGAGCCGCTTGCCGCGCTCCGTGATGTGCTGAGGCCGGGCGGGGAGGGGGATGTGTCACTGATCGTGCTCGGCGATCGCGGGCGGGGCGAGGTGGAGGTGAAATTGCCGGGCGGCTATCGGGTATCACCACAGCTAGCCGGTGCGCTCCGGGCGGTCGATGGCGTAGTCGATGTCGAGTTGGCCTGA
- the xth gene encoding exodeoxyribonuclease III, whose translation MRIATWNINGVRARIETASAWLEKSRPDIVCLQEIKCVDEAFPTEPFERLGYNVALNGQKGFNGVAILSLLPLEEVRRGLPGDDEDIQSRYIEAVVSVPSGSLRVASIYLPNGNPPDSDKYPYKLAWMERLKRYAAGLLRLEEATLLCGDYNIIPEPRDCHDPAVWAGDALFLPRSRAAYRSIVNLGWTDALRSVDDRPGRYTFWDYQAGARQRNWGIRIDHVLASPQAADRVAGVEIEDDVRDWEKPSDHVPVVVEIRV comes from the coding sequence ATGCGCATCGCCACCTGGAACATCAACGGTGTCCGCGCCCGGATTGAGACGGCATCGGCCTGGCTGGAAAAAAGCCGTCCCGATATTGTTTGCCTTCAGGAGATCAAGTGCGTTGACGAGGCCTTCCCGACCGAACCGTTCGAGCGCCTTGGCTATAATGTAGCTCTGAACGGCCAGAAGGGCTTCAACGGCGTAGCCATTCTATCCCTGCTACCACTCGAAGAGGTTCGGCGTGGTTTACCGGGAGACGACGAGGACATTCAATCGCGCTACATTGAGGCGGTAGTGTCCGTGCCGAGCGGCAGTTTGCGCGTTGCCTCCATTTATCTTCCCAACGGCAATCCGCCGGACAGCGACAAATACCCCTACAAGCTCGCCTGGATGGAGCGCCTCAAGCGGTATGCCGCTGGCCTTCTCAGGCTTGAGGAAGCTACCCTGCTTTGCGGGGACTACAATATCATTCCCGAGCCGCGCGACTGTCATGACCCCGCGGTCTGGGCTGGTGATGCGCTATTCCTGCCGCGGAGCCGGGCCGCCTACCGGTCGATCGTTAATCTAGGCTGGACGGATGCTTTGCGCTCCGTCGATGACCGGCCGGGGCGCTACACCTTCTGGGACTATCAAGCGGGCGCGCGGCAGAGGAATTGGGGAATCCGGATCGACCATGTCCTGGCATCTCCCCAAGCGGCAGATCGAGTCGCCGGAGTCGAAATCGAGGACGACGTCCGCGATTGGGAAAAGCCATCCGACCATGTGCCGGTGGTGGTCGAGATCAGGGTATAG
- the rpoZ gene encoding DNA-directed RNA polymerase subunit omega produces MARVTVEDCIDKVDNRFELVLLASHRARMISSGSPLTVDRDNDKNPVVSLREVAESSISPQDLKEDLIHSLQKYVEVDEPEQEPVAGLLGGPSDSGDDDEIVFDQMSEEDLLRGLESMVPPEKVEEI; encoded by the coding sequence ATGGCACGCGTCACAGTCGAGGACTGCATCGACAAGGTGGACAACCGCTTCGAACTGGTGCTGCTGGCCAGCCATCGTGCCCGCATGATCTCGTCCGGTTCGCCCCTGACGGTTGATCGCGATAACGACAAGAATCCAGTCGTTTCGCTGCGAGAAGTGGCGGAATCGTCGATTTCTCCTCAGGACCTCAAGGAAGATCTGATCCACTCGCTGCAGAAATACGTTGAGGTGGACGAGCCCGAGCAGGAGCCGGTGGCCGGCCTACTGGGCGGCCCCAGCGATAGCGGCGACGACGATGAGATCGTCTTCGATCAGATGTCCGAAGAGGATCTGCTGCGCGGCCTTGAGAGCATGGTCCCGCCCGAGAAGGTCGAAGAGATCTGA
- the rnc gene encoding ribonuclease III has product MNNHQAQILEALEGRLQYRFQDRAGLLRALTHRSAVPGDQVAHESYQRHEFLGDRVLALVVAEMLFTTYPREEEGDLARRLNQLVRRETCAEVATDLDLGSVLRLGAGERQSGGRRKEAILGDVAEAVIAAIYLDGGFDAAKDFVLRNWKPRMESLSGSLRDSKTLLQEWAQGRGQGLPNYTIVERSGPDHAPTFRVIVTIDGESAGEGQGKSKRDAEQAAAAEALVTRAG; this is encoded by the coding sequence ATGAATAATCATCAGGCACAAATCCTGGAGGCGCTCGAAGGGCGCCTCCAGTATCGTTTCCAGGATCGCGCCGGTCTTTTACGCGCGCTCACCCACCGTAGCGCCGTACCAGGCGATCAAGTGGCGCATGAGAGCTATCAGCGCCACGAGTTCCTGGGTGACCGCGTGCTGGCGCTGGTGGTGGCAGAAATGCTGTTCACCACCTATCCGAGGGAAGAGGAGGGCGACCTCGCCCGACGCCTCAATCAGTTGGTTCGCCGCGAGACATGTGCCGAGGTGGCGACAGATCTCGATCTTGGCTCGGTGTTAAGGCTCGGCGCTGGCGAGCGTCAGTCGGGTGGTCGCCGCAAGGAGGCGATCCTTGGCGACGTAGCCGAAGCAGTTATCGCGGCGATCTACCTCGATGGTGGCTTCGACGCGGCAAAGGATTTTGTCTTGCGCAACTGGAAACCTCGCATGGAAAGCCTCTCGGGCTCCCTGCGCGATTCCAAGACGCTGCTGCAAGAGTGGGCGCAGGGGCGCGGGCAAGGGCTTCCCAACTATACGATCGTCGAGCGTTCCGGGCCCGATCACGCCCCGACGTTCCGCGTCATCGTTACCATCGACGGTGAGTCCGCCGGTGAAGGGCAGGGCAAGTCGAAGCGCGACGCCGAACAAGCCGCCGCCGCTGAGGCGCTGGTCACGCGGGCAGGGTGA
- the lepB gene encoding signal peptidase I, with amino-acid sequence MSATKQSAESKDGIWETIKVIVEALLLALVVRTFLFQPFSIPSGSMMHTLLIGDYLFVSKYSYGYSKYSFPFGLAPFEGRIWASAPKAGDIVVFKLPADHSTDYIKRVIGLPGDKVQMKGGVLYINDQPVKREHTGEFAEKGPFGNDIKAQVWRETLPNGVSYDTLDMGTTAGDDTREFEVPPGHYFMMGDNRDNSADSRIDGSGVGYVPFDHLVGKAQVIFFSIDESAKPWMFWTWPWTVRVDRMLSMLN; translated from the coding sequence ATGTCGGCGACCAAACAGAGCGCGGAATCCAAGGACGGCATCTGGGAGACGATCAAAGTGATCGTCGAAGCATTACTTCTCGCGCTCGTTGTGCGCACCTTTCTGTTCCAGCCTTTTTCGATCCCGTCAGGCTCGATGATGCACACGCTGCTCATTGGCGACTACCTGTTCGTTTCGAAATACTCCTACGGCTACAGCAAGTATTCCTTCCCCTTCGGCCTCGCGCCTTTTGAAGGTCGCATCTGGGCGAGCGCGCCCAAGGCCGGCGACATCGTCGTCTTCAAGCTGCCAGCCGACCATTCGACCGACTATATCAAGCGCGTCATCGGTCTGCCTGGCGACAAGGTTCAGATGAAGGGTGGCGTGCTCTATATCAACGACCAGCCGGTCAAGCGCGAACACACCGGGGAATTCGCCGAAAAGGGGCCTTTCGGTAATGACATCAAGGCGCAGGTCTGGCGCGAAACGCTGCCGAACGGAGTCTCCTATGACACGCTCGACATGGGTACGACAGCCGGTGACGATACCCGCGAATTCGAAGTGCCGCCGGGCCATTATTTCATGATGGGCGACAACCGCGACAACTCCGCTGACAGTCGCATCGACGGCTCCGGGGTGGGCTACGTGCCGTTCGATCATCTGGTTGGCAAGGCGCAGGTCATTTTCTTCTCCATCGACGAAAGTGCCAAGCCCTGGATGTTCTGGACGTGGCCGTGGACGGTCCGCGTCGACCGCATGCTTTCGATGCTGAACTGA
- a CDS encoding NYN domain-containing protein, whose product MFDEREKIALFIDGANLYATAKALGFDIDYRRLLKEFSAKGYLLRALYYTALAEDQEYSSIRPLIDWLDYNGYKVVTKPTKEFFDSTGRRKVKGSMDIELAVDAMELSEHVDHIVLFSGDGDFRSLVEAIQRKGRKVSVVSTLQTQPAMVADELRRQADHFIDLANLSTRIGRDAGERPARPTERSGATDEE is encoded by the coding sequence ATGTTTGACGAACGCGAAAAAATAGCCCTCTTCATCGATGGTGCAAATCTTTACGCGACTGCCAAGGCCCTTGGATTTGATATTGATTATCGTAGGTTGCTAAAGGAATTCAGTGCCAAGGGATACCTTTTAAGAGCGCTGTATTATACTGCACTTGCTGAGGATCAGGAATACTCCTCCATCCGCCCATTAATCGACTGGCTCGATTATAATGGCTATAAAGTTGTGACCAAGCCGACCAAGGAATTTTTTGATTCCACCGGCCGGCGTAAGGTCAAGGGATCGATGGATATCGAGCTGGCAGTCGATGCCATGGAGCTATCCGAACACGTCGACCATATCGTTCTATTTTCGGGCGACGGCGATTTCCGTTCGCTGGTGGAGGCCATCCAGCGCAAAGGCCGCAAGGTTTCGGTCGTTTCTACATTGCAGACGCAGCCGGCGATGGTGGCCGACGAGTTGCGTCGCCAAGCCGATCACTTCATCGACCTGGCCAATCTTTCAACGCGCATCGGCCGCGACGCAGGCGAACGGCCGGCCCGTCCTACCGAACGGTCGGGAGCAACCGACGAGGAGTGA
- a CDS encoding bifunctional (p)ppGpp synthetase/guanosine-3',5'-bis(diphosphate) 3'-pyrophosphohydrolase, whose product MMRQYELVERVQRYNPNCDEGLLNRAYVYAMQKHGTQKRDSGDPYFSHPLEVAAILTDLKVDDATIVIALLHDTIEDTDATRQEIDQLFGVEIGQLVEGLTKLQKLDLVSKRTAQAENLRKLLLAIAEDLRVLLVKLADRLHNMRTLHFAPESKRGRIAEETMEIYAPLAGRMGMQDMRDELEDIAFKTLHPDAFSAIKARLDEMEALQKDLIADIEKELRENLESRGIVATVKGRRKQPYSIFRKMIDKQLGFEQLSDIYGFRVLVDDVDTCYRALGVVHQLWRTVPGRFKDYISTPKPNGYKSLHTTVVGPHRQRVELQFRTHGMQQVNEYGIAAHALYKDKISESGHLPQLADDTAAYAWLRQTVEALSEGASPEEFLENTKLELFQDQVFCFTPKGLLIALPRGATPIDFAYAVHTNIGNTCVGCKINGRITPLVTELKNGDEVEIIRSKAQVPPPTWETIAVTGKARAAIRRATREATRKQFASLGRQVLESVFSREGRELTDALLEQALPRLSQPTVPDLLAAVGRAEVPSADVLKACFPDYREERAARQTSAQRQEGGWFSFAAQAGIKFHGDSDSIRAHGLPIRTVAADLPVRFAPDGGAVPGDRIVGIVEPDIGITIYPIQSPALIAFEDKPDRWLDVRWDIDSEDPIRFPARISIQSFNEPGSLARIAKAISDGDGNIDNIGMARRTPDFHEIVVDLEVWDIKHLTQILNELRVLTNVSKVERVNG is encoded by the coding sequence ATGATGCGGCAGTACGAACTCGTCGAAAGGGTGCAGCGTTACAACCCCAATTGCGACGAGGGGCTGCTTAACCGCGCCTATGTTTACGCTATGCAGAAGCATGGCACGCAGAAGCGTGACTCGGGTGATCCCTATTTTTCGCATCCCCTAGAGGTCGCGGCCATTCTCACCGATCTCAAGGTGGACGATGCGACCATTGTCATAGCTCTTCTGCACGACACGATCGAAGACACTGACGCCACGCGGCAGGAGATAGACCAGCTGTTTGGCGTCGAAATCGGCCAGTTGGTCGAGGGGCTCACCAAGCTCCAGAAATTGGATCTCGTGTCGAAGCGTACCGCGCAGGCGGAGAATCTCCGAAAGCTGCTGCTGGCCATCGCAGAGGACTTGCGTGTTCTCCTCGTAAAACTTGCCGATCGTCTTCACAACATGCGGACCCTGCACTTTGCACCTGAAAGCAAGCGCGGCCGCATCGCCGAGGAGACGATGGAGATCTATGCGCCGCTCGCCGGTCGAATGGGCATGCAGGATATGCGCGATGAACTTGAGGACATCGCCTTCAAGACGCTGCACCCCGACGCTTTCAGTGCCATCAAGGCGCGCCTTGATGAAATGGAGGCGCTGCAGAAGGACCTCATCGCCGATATTGAAAAAGAACTTCGGGAAAACCTGGAGTCGCGCGGCATCGTCGCCACCGTCAAGGGGCGGCGCAAACAACCCTATTCGATCTTCCGCAAAATGATCGACAAGCAGCTCGGCTTCGAACAGCTCAGCGACATCTATGGGTTCCGTGTGCTCGTGGATGATGTCGATACCTGCTATCGAGCGCTCGGTGTCGTCCATCAGCTCTGGCGAACGGTGCCGGGCCGCTTCAAGGACTATATCTCGACACCCAAGCCGAACGGCTACAAATCGCTGCATACCACCGTGGTCGGGCCTCATCGCCAGCGTGTCGAGCTGCAGTTCCGTACACATGGGATGCAGCAGGTCAACGAGTACGGCATCGCCGCGCACGCCCTCTACAAGGACAAGATCAGCGAGAGTGGCCACCTGCCGCAGCTCGCCGACGATACGGCTGCCTATGCTTGGCTGCGTCAGACCGTCGAAGCGCTGTCTGAGGGGGCGAGCCCCGAGGAGTTCCTGGAAAACACCAAGCTCGAGCTTTTCCAGGATCAGGTGTTTTGCTTCACGCCCAAGGGGCTGCTGATTGCCCTGCCACGCGGCGCGACCCCGATCGACTTCGCCTACGCCGTTCACACCAACATCGGCAACACGTGCGTCGGCTGCAAGATCAACGGCCGCATCACTCCGCTGGTAACCGAACTGAAAAACGGCGACGAGGTGGAGATCATCCGCTCCAAGGCTCAGGTGCCGCCACCGACTTGGGAGACCATTGCCGTCACGGGCAAGGCGCGCGCCGCCATCCGCCGCGCCACACGCGAGGCGACACGCAAGCAGTTTGCCTCACTCGGCCGTCAGGTCCTCGAAAGCGTGTTTTCGCGCGAAGGTCGTGAGCTTACCGATGCGTTGCTCGAGCAGGCGCTGCCCCGCTTGTCGCAGCCGACTGTGCCGGATCTGCTCGCCGCTGTCGGGCGTGCGGAGGTTCCATCGGCCGATGTGCTCAAGGCCTGCTTCCCCGATTATCGCGAGGAGCGGGCGGCTAGGCAGACGTCAGCGCAACGGCAGGAAGGTGGCTGGTTCTCGTTTGCCGCCCAAGCGGGCATCAAGTTTCATGGCGATTCCGATTCGATCCGCGCCCATGGACTGCCGATTCGTACCGTCGCGGCTGATCTGCCGGTGCGCTTTGCACCCGATGGCGGCGCTGTGCCCGGCGATCGCATCGTCGGTATCGTCGAGCCGGACATCGGCATCACCATCTATCCGATCCAGTCGCCGGCGCTGATCGCCTTCGAGGACAAGCCCGATCGTTGGTTAGATGTGCGCTGGGACATTGATAGCGAGGATCCGATCCGCTTTCCGGCCCGCATCTCCATTCAGTCGTTCAACGAGCCCGGCTCGCTCGCTCGCATTGCCAAGGCGATCTCCGACGGCGACGGCAACATCGACAACATCGGAATGGCGCGACGCACGCCCGATTTCCACGAGATCGTCGTCGACCTTGAAGTTTGGGACATCAAGCATCTGACGCAGATCCTCAACGAGCTGCGCGTGCTGACGAATGTCAGCAAGGTCGAACGCGTCAACGGGTAA
- a CDS encoding uracil-DNA glycosylase: MPKPRIFAEYEGQPVEPDPNCGLCPRLVSFRNDQRLAHPDWFNAPVPTFGDSNARLLIAGLAPGLRGANRTGRPFTGDYAGDLLYETMLDFGFASGVYRADPNDGFKLVDAAISNAVRCVPPENKPTTDEINTCRRFFAATMAGFSRLSAILALGKIAHDQLLKTLGVPLARHKFAHGAVHTLDCLPGVRLYDSYHCSRYNTNTGVLTTEMFRSVFAAVRRDLDGR; this comes from the coding sequence ATGCCGAAGCCTAGGATATTTGCCGAATACGAGGGACAGCCGGTCGAACCCGACCCGAACTGTGGTTTGTGCCCGCGCCTTGTCTCCTTCCGAAACGACCAGCGTCTTGCGCATCCCGATTGGTTCAACGCACCGGTTCCGACCTTCGGGGACTCCAACGCGCGCCTCCTGATCGCGGGGCTCGCCCCTGGTCTCCGCGGTGCCAATCGTACGGGAAGGCCGTTTACCGGCGATTATGCCGGCGATCTTCTCTACGAGACCATGCTCGACTTTGGCTTTGCGAGTGGGGTCTATCGGGCAGACCCCAACGACGGTTTCAAACTCGTCGACGCCGCCATCAGCAACGCGGTGCGTTGTGTGCCACCAGAGAACAAGCCGACAACCGACGAGATCAACACCTGTCGGCGCTTCTTTGCTGCGACAATGGCAGGCTTCTCGCGGCTTTCCGCCATCTTGGCCCTAGGCAAGATCGCCCACGACCAGCTGCTGAAGACGCTTGGGGTACCACTTGCCCGTCACAAATTTGCCCATGGCGCCGTACACACGCTCGACTGTCTGCCCGGCGTTCGCCTTTACGACAGCTACCACTGCTCGCGATACAACACGAACACCGGCGTGCTGACAACCGAGATGTTTCGCTCGGTCTTCGCCGCCGTACGCCGGGATCTCGACGGTCGCTGA
- the acpS gene encoding holo-ACP synthase, whose protein sequence is MIIGIGSDLIDIRRVEKTLERFGERFVRRVFTDVERERSDRRANRAASYAKRFAAKEACSKALGTGIRMGVNWREMGVVNLVTGQPTMRLQGSAAARLAALTPKGLVPRIDVTITDDYPLAQAFVVISAWPADWPGSGA, encoded by the coding sequence ATGATCATAGGTATCGGCTCCGACCTTATCGATATTCGCCGCGTCGAGAAGACGCTGGAACGCTTTGGCGAGCGTTTCGTCCGGCGGGTATTCACCGATGTCGAACGCGAGAGGTCCGATCGCCGGGCCAATCGCGCAGCGTCCTATGCCAAGCGGTTCGCGGCCAAGGAGGCCTGCTCCAAAGCGCTAGGTACAGGCATCCGTATGGGGGTCAACTGGCGCGAGATGGGGGTCGTCAACCTAGTGACAGGACAGCCGACCATGCGTCTCCAGGGCTCGGCGGCGGCGCGCCTTGCCGCATTGACCCCAAAAGGGCTTGTTCCGCGCATCGATGTCACCATCACCGACGACTATCCTCTGGCGCAGGCCTTCGTCGTAATCTCCGCTTGGCCAGCGGACTGGCCGGGAAGTGGTGCTTGA